The window GACCTGACAATTACATTTGCGGCGCCAACGACGGCCGCCCCTAGGCGGCGGCCCGTTTGCCGTTTCTATCGTGATTGTTTGGCCCCCTCCTGCCCAGATTGAGGAACCATAGAATGAAATCCGATACAGTTTTTACAACCCAGGTGGGACGCCACGCGCTGACCATCGCCACCGGCAAGCTGGCCGAACAGGCCGGCGGGGCCGTCACGTTGCAAGTGGGCGAATCCCTGCTGCTCGCCACGGCCACCATGTCGAAGAACGTCCGCGAAGGGCTGGACTTCTTCCCGCTCAGTGTCGACTTTGAAGAGAAAATGTACGCCGCCGGGCGTATCCCCGGTGGCTTTTTCCGCCGCGAGGGTAAGCCAACGACCGAAGCCGTGCTCACCTCGCGCCTGACCGACCGGCCGCTGCGCCCGCTCTTCCCCGACGGGATGCGCAACGAAGTGCAGGTCATCGTGACCACCCTCTCGTCCGACAGCATTCATCTGCTGGACATTATGTCGGTCAACGCCGCCAGCGCCGCCCTGACCATCTCCGACGTGCCCTGGAACGGGCCGATCGGCGCGGTGCGTGTCGGCTACATCGACGGCGAGTTCGTCGCCGACCCGACCGTGCTCGAGATGGCGAATAGCTCGCTCGATCTGCGGCTGGCCGGCACGCGCGACCAGATCATCATGATCGAGGCCGCCGCCAATGAAATCCCCGAAGAGGTGATGATCGACGCGCTGGCCTTCGGCCACCAGGCGCTTCAACCGATTATCACCCTGCTCGAAGAAATGCGCGCCGCCGTGGGCAAGGAAAAGCGCGAGCCGACTATGGCCGTCGTCGATACGGCCGTCGTCGACCTTGCCAAGAGCCGCATCGGCAATCGTGTAGCCGAGGTCATCGCCGCGACGACCGAACGCGAAGACCGCAACGAAGCCCTCGATGTCTTGCGCGATGAGATCGTCACCGGCATCGTGGCCGAAAACGAGACCGCCGACCCCAAACTGGTGCGCGAGGTCTTCGCCGACGCGATCAAGAAGGCCGTCCGCCGCCGCATCCTCGACGAAGGCATCCGGCCCGACGGCCGGGACTTCTCCTCCCTGCGCGAGTTAGGCGCCGAGGTCGGCATCAGCCCCCGCGCCCATGGCTCCGGCCTGTTCCAGCGCGGTCAGACCCAGGTGCTGTCTATCGTCGCCCTGGGAACCCCCCGCGAAGCGCAGAAGCTCGACGGCCTGTCGCCCGAGGACAGCCGCCGCTACATGCACCACTACAACTTCCCGCCCTTCTCTACCGGCGAGACGTGGCCCATGCGCGGCCCGCGCCGGCGCGAGATCGGTCACGGCGCATTGGCCGAGAACGCCCTGCTGCCGATGATCCCGTCCGAGGCGGAATTCCCCTACACCATCCGCGTCGTGTCCGAAGTGTTGTCGTCCAACGGCAGCACCAGCCAGGCCAGCGTCTGCGCCTCCAGTCTGGCGCTGATGGATTGCGGCGTGCCGATCAAGCGCCCCGTGGCCGGTATCTCGGTCGGCCTCATCTCCGACGAGGCGAAGTCCGTCCTCCTGACCGACATTCAAGGGCTTGAGGATCATCTGGGCGACATGGACTTCAAGGTCGCCGGCACCACCGAAGGCATCACCGCCATCCAGTTGGACATCAAGGTTCAAGGTCTCGATCTGGACATCCTGGCCCAATCGCTGCATCAGGCTCGTGGCGCCCGGATGGAGATTCTGGACGCCATGCTCAAGGCCATCGCCGCGCCGCGCGCGGAGTTGAGCCTCTACGCGCCGCGTATGCTGACGATCAAGATCGATCCCGAAAAGATCGGCGCGGTCATCGGCAAGGGCGGGGCGACCATCCGCGGCCTGGAAGAGGAATTCGAGGTATCGGTTGACGTGCAGGAAGACGGCACGATCTTCGTCGCCGGCGTCGATGGGCTGAAGGCCGAGGCCGCGCTGGAACGCATCCACATGCTGACCCACGACCCCGACCTGGGCGAAATCTTCACCGGCCGGGTCGTGCGCATCACCGACTTCGGCGCGTTTGTCGAACTGGCCCCCGGTCAGGACGGCATGGTCCACATCTCCCAATTGGCCTCGGAGCATTTGCAGCGCGTCGAGGACGCGGTGCAGATGGGCGACGAGGTCATGGTCATGGTGACCGACGTCAGCGGCGAGGGCAAGATTCGCCTGTCGCGGCGGGCCGTGCTGGAGGGCTGGACCTTGGAAGAGGCCCGCGCCCAGGACGCCGTGCGCAAGGGCAGCGGCGGCCCGCGCGGCGGCAACGGTGGCCGGGGTGGCGACCGCGGCGGCGACCGTCGCGGCGGCGGCGGCGACCGTGGTGGCCGTCCGCAGCGCCGTTAATCACGTTTAAGCAACCCATCCG is drawn from Candidatus Promineifilum breve and contains these coding sequences:
- a CDS encoding polyribonucleotide nucleotidyltransferase, which translates into the protein MKSDTVFTTQVGRHALTIATGKLAEQAGGAVTLQVGESLLLATATMSKNVREGLDFFPLSVDFEEKMYAAGRIPGGFFRREGKPTTEAVLTSRLTDRPLRPLFPDGMRNEVQVIVTTLSSDSIHLLDIMSVNAASAALTISDVPWNGPIGAVRVGYIDGEFVADPTVLEMANSSLDLRLAGTRDQIIMIEAAANEIPEEVMIDALAFGHQALQPIITLLEEMRAAVGKEKREPTMAVVDTAVVDLAKSRIGNRVAEVIAATTEREDRNEALDVLRDEIVTGIVAENETADPKLVREVFADAIKKAVRRRILDEGIRPDGRDFSSLRELGAEVGISPRAHGSGLFQRGQTQVLSIVALGTPREAQKLDGLSPEDSRRYMHHYNFPPFSTGETWPMRGPRRREIGHGALAENALLPMIPSEAEFPYTIRVVSEVLSSNGSTSQASVCASSLALMDCGVPIKRPVAGISVGLISDEAKSVLLTDIQGLEDHLGDMDFKVAGTTEGITAIQLDIKVQGLDLDILAQSLHQARGARMEILDAMLKAIAAPRAELSLYAPRMLTIKIDPEKIGAVIGKGGATIRGLEEEFEVSVDVQEDGTIFVAGVDGLKAEAALERIHMLTHDPDLGEIFTGRVVRITDFGAFVELAPGQDGMVHISQLASEHLQRVEDAVQMGDEVMVMVTDVSGEGKIRLSRRAVLEGWTLEEARAQDAVRKGSGGPRGGNGGRGGDRGGDRRGGGGDRGGRPQRR